From a single Phragmites australis chromosome 7, lpPhrAust1.1, whole genome shotgun sequence genomic region:
- the LOC133923501 gene encoding COPII coat assembly protein sec16-like → MPNPSSASPSPLPPPAPAATRRRRRRWQLLPPSSSTSGASATSSSSSSSSSGLSFSFPSFSPAPSPFHHRFLSPLRASAVPFSWEHRPGIPKTPARQTARVNKAAKAPPLPLPPSILSSKVGAAKDPFSTAADYFIVPENAKAARRRRRRQQRRPRQPALAATLTDWLAVLSFYRSCTRPHDCLAGTQPPRPRAPAKTR, encoded by the coding sequence ATGCCCAAcccctcctccgcctcgccgtcgccgctccCGCCACCGGCGCCAGCCGccactcgccgccgccgccgccgctggcagCTCCTCCCGCCGTCATCCTCCACCTCCGGTGCTTCCGCGACCTCGTcttcgtcgtcctcctcctcttccggcctctccttctccttcccgtCCTTCTCGCCGGCGCCCTCGCCGTTCCACCACCGCTTCCTCTCCCCGCTCCGCGCCTCCGCGGTGCCCTTCTCCTGGGAGCACCGCCCCGGCATCCCCAAGACCCCCGCGCGCCAGACGGCCCGCGTCAACAAGGCCGCCAaggcgccgccgctgcccctCCCGCCCTCCATCCTCTCCAGCAAGGTCGGCGCCGCTAAGGACCCCTTCTCCACCGCCGCCGACTACTTCATCGTCCCCGAGAACGCGAAGGCGgcgaggcggcgccggcgcaggcagCAGCGGCGGCCGCGGCAGCCGGCGCTTGCCGCCACCCTGACCGACTGGCTCGCCGTGCTGAGCTTCTACCGGTCGTGCACGAGGCCCCACGACTGCCTCGCCGGAACGcagccgccgcgcccgcgcgcTCCGGCGAAGACCCGCTGA